Proteins found in one Acidobacteriota bacterium genomic segment:
- a CDS encoding 3-hydroxyacyl-CoA dehydrogenase NAD-binding domain-containing protein has protein sequence MAGKDETTAVQSAPGTLTFVDDVAWLVFDVPGKKVNTLSTAVFEWIEEQVAQLEAERPRGVVIVSGKADTFIAGADIDELKETETSADVLDLLQRGHALGRRFEALPCKKVAAIHGACLGGGLELALCCDLRVATEHPKTRLGLPEVQLGIIPGFGGTQRLPRLIGVPDALDLILTGKQLRAKKALRVGLVDAICHPTDLAEAALGLLTKAPKAKKASSKKPLAKWVGDFLAKSPLGDKVVYQQARKSVLAKTGGHYPAPLVAINVIKDGISLPLERGLDIEAGAFSELVVSDTAKSLMSIFFTKNEVEGRAAALAKKGRPVEKVGVLGAGFMGAGVAQVLSHKGVPVVMKDRDHASLGRGLGYAGERFAELVKRRRMTPEAREIAMGRLFGTVDYQPFQRVDFVIEAVFEDVGIKHQVIRETEAACPDNLIFASNTSTIPITQLAEASSRPENFVGMHFFSPVHKMPLIEVIRHAGTSEETLATTVDVGRRMGKTVVVVNDGPGFYTSRVLGPFVNEAAYLLTEGARIDQIDRAVKAWGWPVGPMALLDEVGLDVASHVSRVMVESFGERVQPPPVFERMSADGRTGRKGKKGFYRYDGGKGKQVDESVYGLIDWQERKVSDDEIAERCWLQMLNETAMTIEDGVIDNPRDIDISVIFGFGFPPFRGGILREADRVGLGNIVDRLDAYAEIHGDRLRPAQLLRDMASRGETFHKD, from the coding sequence ATGGCAGGGAAGGATGAGACTACAGCGGTGCAGTCCGCACCTGGGACCTTGACCTTCGTCGACGACGTGGCCTGGCTGGTCTTCGATGTGCCGGGAAAGAAGGTCAATACCCTCTCGACGGCGGTGTTCGAGTGGATCGAGGAGCAGGTGGCCCAACTCGAGGCGGAGCGCCCCAGGGGGGTCGTGATCGTCTCCGGCAAGGCCGATACCTTCATCGCCGGCGCCGACATCGACGAGCTCAAGGAAACCGAGACCTCCGCCGATGTGCTTGACCTGCTGCAGCGTGGCCATGCCCTCGGCCGCCGCTTCGAGGCGCTGCCCTGCAAGAAGGTGGCGGCGATCCACGGCGCCTGCCTCGGCGGTGGCCTCGAGCTCGCCCTGTGCTGCGATCTGCGGGTGGCCACCGAGCACCCCAAGACCCGTCTCGGCCTGCCGGAGGTCCAGCTCGGCATCATTCCCGGCTTCGGCGGCACCCAGCGCCTGCCGCGCCTGATCGGGGTCCCCGATGCCCTCGACCTGATCCTCACCGGCAAGCAGCTGCGCGCCAAGAAGGCCCTGCGGGTCGGCTTGGTGGACGCCATCTGCCACCCGACAGATCTCGCCGAGGCCGCCCTCGGGCTGTTGACCAAGGCCCCGAAGGCCAAGAAGGCGAGCTCCAAGAAGCCGCTCGCCAAGTGGGTCGGCGATTTCCTCGCCAAGAGCCCGCTGGGTGACAAGGTGGTGTACCAGCAGGCGCGCAAGAGCGTGCTGGCCAAGACCGGTGGGCACTACCCGGCGCCGCTGGTGGCGATCAACGTCATCAAGGACGGCATCAGCCTGCCCCTCGAGCGTGGCCTCGACATCGAGGCCGGTGCCTTCTCGGAGCTGGTGGTGTCGGACACGGCGAAGAGCCTGATGTCGATCTTCTTCACCAAGAACGAGGTCGAAGGTCGCGCCGCGGCGCTCGCCAAGAAGGGTCGCCCGGTGGAGAAGGTGGGTGTTCTGGGGGCGGGCTTCATGGGCGCCGGAGTGGCCCAGGTGCTGTCCCACAAGGGTGTTCCGGTGGTGATGAAGGATCGCGACCACGCCTCCCTGGGCCGTGGTCTGGGCTATGCCGGCGAGCGCTTCGCCGAGCTCGTCAAGCGTCGCCGGATGACGCCGGAAGCGCGCGAGATCGCCATGGGTCGTCTCTTTGGGACCGTCGACTATCAGCCCTTCCAGCGGGTCGACTTCGTGATCGAGGCGGTGTTCGAGGATGTCGGCATCAAGCACCAGGTGATCCGCGAGACCGAGGCTGCCTGTCCCGACAATCTGATCTTCGCTTCCAACACCTCGACGATTCCGATCACCCAACTCGCCGAGGCCAGCAGCCGGCCCGAGAACTTCGTCGGCATGCACTTCTTCAGCCCGGTGCACAAGATGCCCCTGATCGAGGTGATTCGTCACGCCGGCACCTCCGAGGAAACCCTCGCCACCACCGTCGACGTCGGCCGCCGCATGGGCAAGACCGTGGTGGTGGTCAACGATGGCCCCGGCTTCTATACCAGCCGGGTGCTCGGTCCGTTCGTCAACGAAGCCGCTTACCTGCTCACGGAGGGCGCCCGCATCGACCAGATCGACCGCGCCGTCAAGGCCTGGGGTTGGCCCGTCGGTCCGATGGCGCTGCTCGACGAGGTCGGCCTCGATGTCGCCAGCCACGTGTCGCGGGTGATGGTGGAGAGCTTCGGCGAGCGCGTCCAGCCGCCGCCGGTCTTCGAGCGCATGAGCGCCGACGGCCGCACCGGCCGCAAGGGCAAGAAGGGCTTCTATCGCTATGACGGTGGCAAGGGCAAGCAGGTCGACGAAAGCGTCTATGGCCTGATCGATTGGCAGGAGCGCAAGGTGTCCGACGACGAGATCGCCGAGCGCTGCTGGCTCCAGATGCTGAACGAGACCGCCATGACCATCGAAGACGGGGTGATCGACAACCCCCGCGACATCGATATCTCGGTGATCTTCGGCTTCGGCTTCCCGCCCTTCCGCGGCGGCATCCTGCGCGAGGCCGACCGCGTTGGTCTGGGCAACATCGTCGATCGTCTCGATGCCTATGCCGAGATCCACGGCGATCGTCTGCGCCCGGCCCAGCTCCTGCGCGACATGGCGTCACGGGGCGAAACCTTCCACAAGGACTGA